In Acetobacteroides hydrogenigenes, the DNA window ATATTAAAAGTGCTTCTTGAATTAATTATTTCATATAATCTTATTAATATTTATAATGTAAGAGAAAAATTTATTTTATTATTTGGGTGTTGGGGATGCGCATTTGCAAACAACAACAATTTCAATACATTTGTTTTTGCATTTTTTATTATTTCAGTAATAATACATAAGAAATTATATCCAAAAAATAAAAATTTAAAACCTCCTATTCAATATAATTTTTACAATTTCTAATATAACAAACCCATGAAAAAGGCTAGAGTTATTGCTTTTTATCTTCCTCAATTTCATCCAATTCCCGAAAATGATAAATATTGGGGAAAAGGATTTACAGAATGGACAAATGTAGGCAAAGCAAAACCTCTTTTTAGAGGTCACTATCAACCAAGAATACCTGCCGATTTAGGTTACTACGACTTGAGAATACCTGAAATAAGAGAATTGCAGGCCCAAATGGCACAAGAAAATGGGATTGAAGGTTTTATGTATTGGCATTACTGGTTTGGCAATGGAAGAAGAGTACTGGAACGTCCTTTTAATGAAGTTCTAATTTCTGGCAAACCAAATTTTCCTTTTTGTTTAGGTTGGGCAAATCACTCATGGACAACACGTACATGGGTCAATCAAAATCAATGGAAGCATGATTGTTCCATTATTAAACAACTTTATCCTGGAAAACAAGACTATCTAAACCACTTTTACACAGTTTTACCAGCATTTCAAGATAAACGATATATCCAAGTAGACGGTAAACCTGTATTCTTGTTTTATGCACCCTTAGACTTTCCTGATATTAAACTTTTTATGGAACTTTGGCAAGATAATGCTATTAAAAATGGGCTAAATGGTGTGCATTTTGTTGGTTTATCAGGAGGCTGGATAGAAAATAATCAAAAAATACTAGATCTTGGTGTTGATGCAATTGCACCAGGTAATTTATGGCATGCTGAGTACAAATCAAAAGGATATATCAGAAAAATGCTAGAACACAAAATTCGTGATTTCTTTCCAAATATCCAATTAGACAGATACAAATATAAAACAATTATTAAAAATTATTTTACAGAATTTGATTATCATGATAATGTATATCCAACAATTATCCCTCAATGGGATCGATCACCTCGCTCGGGAAGAAAAGCTATTATATATACTGATTCTACTCCAGAACTATTTAAAAAACATATACAAGACGCTCTTTCAATTATCTCAAATAAGCCTGAAGAAAAAAAGATAATCTTCCTCCGTTCATGGAATGAATGGGGAGAAGGCAACTATGTCGAACCCGATTTGAAATTTGGACATGGTTATTTGAATGTTTTAAAAGAATGTATATTAAACAACTAATCGATTTAAGATGAAAATTCTTCAAATCATATATTCTCTATCATCTGGAGGTGCTGAACGCTTTGTGGTAGACTTATCAAACGAATTAAAAAATTTAGGGGAAGAAGTATATTTAACCACTATCAAATATAAAAATAGTGAATCAGACACGTTCTATTTACACGACTTATCTTCAGATGTAGAAATTATCAATCTTGAATCAAAGACTAAATATAGTTTAAAAGGCTTTCTTAAAAACTATTATCTCGTATATCGAATGAAACCAGATGTCGTTCATTTACACCTTAACTTAGCATTAATCAATTTTATACTCCCAATACTGTTTTTGAGAAGAAAAACTGTTTATGTACAAACGTTACATAACAAAGCTGAAAATTATAAAAATAAAACACTAAGTTTTTTCTTAATGAAATTTTTATACTCATTGAATCTTGTAAAATTAATCACAATTTCTGCCGATAATGATAAATCATTCGAAAGGGTGTTTAATCGAAAAAGCGATACCGTTATTATTAATGGAAGAGCAAAGATGCAGAAAACAAACTTATTCGATATTACTAATAAAGAGATAAATAAATTAAAACAAACAAAAAATACAATTATTTTTCTCCACATTGCTAGATGTGCTCCACAAAAAAATCAGAAACTTCTTATTTCTGCTTTTAATAAATTTATTGAAAATGGGGAAGATGCAATTTTATTAATAATTGGATCTGGCTATGACACTAAGGAAGGTGAAAATTTGAAATCAATTTCCAATAATAATATATTCTATTTAGGTCCTAAGCAAAATGTAGCTGATTACTATTTTTTATCTGATGCTTTCTGCTTATCATCATTATATGAAGGAATGCCAATTACATTAATTGAAGCATTAGCCTGCGGAATAACACCAATTTCGACACCTGTTAGTGGTGTAATTGATATTATAAACGATGGAGTTCCTTGCTATATTTCAAGTGACTTTTCAGTTAATAGTTACTACAATGCATTAAATAAGTATATACTTAAAAGAAACAACATTGATAATAAATTATTTACAAGATACTATGAGAATAATTTATCAATGGATAACTGCGCAACTAAATATTTAAACTTTTATAAAAATTGTATAAATAAAACTAAGTCGCGAAAAACATTCTCCATCTTTACTATAAAATAATGCTATTTATCCAATTTAATCATAATAAGCGTTTTATAAATTTTAGTTTTGAGTTCATTTAAAATAAATTCAAATGCAAAAATTGCTAATAGTTTGTGATTCCATCAAATTTCCAATTGATGAAGGTTTAAAAAAATTTACCTACAATTTTATTCATTTTTGTCTGAAAAACCTACCAGAATCCAAAGTTCTGGCGAGTCCATCAAATTTAGACAATCAAGAAATTAAAACCTTTAAAAGATCAAAAACTTTTCTTAACCTACAACTTTACCGAGAAATATATCATTACAATCCACAACGGATTATTTATATACCAGAAGCATCTAGTACTTTTTTTAGTTTTATTAGAGTAATAATTTT includes these proteins:
- a CDS encoding glycosyltransferase WbsX family protein; this encodes MKKARVIAFYLPQFHPIPENDKYWGKGFTEWTNVGKAKPLFRGHYQPRIPADLGYYDLRIPEIRELQAQMAQENGIEGFMYWHYWFGNGRRVLERPFNEVLISGKPNFPFCLGWANHSWTTRTWVNQNQWKHDCSIIKQLYPGKQDYLNHFYTVLPAFQDKRYIQVDGKPVFLFYAPLDFPDIKLFMELWQDNAIKNGLNGVHFVGLSGGWIENNQKILDLGVDAIAPGNLWHAEYKSKGYIRKMLEHKIRDFFPNIQLDRYKYKTIIKNYFTEFDYHDNVYPTIIPQWDRSPRSGRKAIIYTDSTPELFKKHIQDALSIISNKPEEKKIIFLRSWNEWGEGNYVEPDLKFGHGYLNVLKECILNN
- a CDS encoding glycosyltransferase — protein: MKILQIIYSLSSGGAERFVVDLSNELKNLGEEVYLTTIKYKNSESDTFYLHDLSSDVEIINLESKTKYSLKGFLKNYYLVYRMKPDVVHLHLNLALINFILPILFLRRKTVYVQTLHNKAENYKNKTLSFFLMKFLYSLNLVKLITISADNDKSFERVFNRKSDTVIINGRAKMQKTNLFDITNKEINKLKQTKNTIIFLHIARCAPQKNQKLLISAFNKFIENGEDAILLIIGSGYDTKEGENLKSISNNNIFYLGPKQNVADYYFLSDAFCLSSLYEGMPITLIEALACGITPISTPVSGVIDIINDGVPCYISSDFSVNSYYNALNKYILKRNNIDNKLFTRYYENNLSMDNCATKYLNFYKNCINKTKSRKTFSIFTIK